The following DNA comes from Chryseobacterium gallinarum.
CTGTGGGCACACGTTTTGTAAATGGACTATCTGCAGGAGATTCTATAAAAATGTTAATGCCCAGAGGAAAGAGATTTTTTGAACCCGATGCCAAAATTCACTTTTCAATAGGAGATGAAACTTCACTGGGAAGCTCACTTTCCATTAAAGAAGCGGCAGAAGAATCCAAAGCTTTGTTTATATGCCTCCACGAGCTGAAAGAATGCTCTGCTCTTGAAAAGCTGAATTTGTACGGGTATCATAGTGCTAAAAACAGTACCATAAGAGTAATAGAAGCCCTTACCGATTTTCTGAGAGAAGAAAAAGAAGCCGTTTTTCATGATAGTGTTACTTTTTATCTTACCGGAAACGGAGGCCGGATGTCATTAATCAGAAAATTTCTTAAGGCTAAAGGAGTTTCTCCGAGGTGCATCAAATCACAGGCATATTGGATAGAAGGCAGGAAAGGTCTATAAAAACCGGAAATTGCTGAATATTTTTTTGAAGATTAAAAAGTCTCAGCAATTTCCGGTCTTTTTGCTGAAAGAATATTTATTTCAGTTTTCCCGGCTCTCATAAAAATTAATCATTGGAATAAACTGTATTTCATTGATTCTACCTTTGCATTCTTACCATATAATAGAAATACAAAAACCCTTTGCATTAAGTTTTAAAGGTAAGGTATAAATAGTCTGATTCTCCAACTTTTGCATCTGATCCATTATCTCCTTATTATGATTATATTTCCAGAATGAAAATAAAAAGACCATCTCAGGACGAGATGATCTTACTACCGTTTTGAATTTACTAAGTTATATATGAAGATATGAAATGATGTTTTTTGTTGTTCAAAGATAATAAGCCTCTTTTTCCCGTACCTCAGGGTAATCACTGAAAATTTATCCGTAAAAATACGGTTGCATGATAAAAAAAGCCCTGCAAGATACACTTACAGGACTTTAATTTATCTAACAATTATTTCGTTTAAGGTCCGATCTTTAGAGTAGTAAACTGATTGTTACTTACCCTCTATTAAAGAGGACTTACCAATTGCAGGAACCATTCTTTCACTTCCCCTTCCAGGTAAGGGGCTAATTTTTCTTCACAAGCCTTATGGTAAGAGTTAAGCCAGTCGATTTCCTTTTCCGACAACATTTCTTTCACTATTGTATCCTTGAAGAACGGGCAGTATGTCAAAGTTTCAAATTCATAGAATGTTCCGTGGATAGTTTTTTCCGCTTCTTTTACGGCAATAAGGTTTTCATGACGGATTCCGTAATGTCCTTCAAGATAGTATCCAGGTTCGTTGGACAGTACCATTCCCGGAAGAAGTTCCTGCGGGTTCAGGTCTTTTCTGATATTCTGAGGTCCTTCATGTACGTTCATAAAACTTCCTACCCCATGTCCTGTACCATGGTTGAAATCTTTACCTTCCATCCATAGCGGAAGCCTTGCAATAGCATCAAGATGTACTCCTTTTGTTCCTTTAGGGAATTTTACCATGGATAAACGGATCAATCCCTGTAACACCAAAGTAGAATTTCTTTTGAACTCTTCAGAAGGAGTACCTAACGCAAAAGTTCTTGTAATATCGGTAGTTCCTTCAAGGTACTGACCTCCTGAATCTACCAGGATTGTATCCTCATTGGTTACTTCTTTACTTCCTTCTTTCTTAGCAGAATAGTGCATAATGGCACCATTATCTTTATATCCTACGATAGAACCAAAGCTTTCTCCCACAA
Coding sequences within:
- a CDS encoding siderophore-interacting protein, translating into MPSLPKWINDTVENIWSSKFKECTVIHIENITNNLRRIRFAGDLQDIHVEPAYAIGIRINERDFRNYSPFNFNRAEGTFDVLFHLHDTTSVGTRFVNGLSAGDSIKMLMPRGKRFFEPDAKIHFSIGDETSLGSSLSIKEAAEESKALFICLHELKECSALEKLNLYGYHSAKNSTIRVIEALTDFLREEKEAVFHDSVTFYLTGNGGRMSLIRKFLKAKGVSPRCIKSQAYWIEGRKGL